Genomic DNA from Bryobacter aggregatus MPL3:
TTTCGGCCTTGGTTGCAAGATTGCCATCGCCGGAATTACCCTTCACGCCGGTGCCGACGACAATCGAGGTCTTGCGTGTTTTAAGATCCATGCGCCGGATGACGTGGCCATCGATGTCGCACCAATACAGCGCGCGGTCTGGACCGATCGTCAGGCCATAGGGATTGTTCACCTGCGTATCGCTCAAGCCCGGCTTGCCGTCTCCAATCAGCGTCTCGATCTTCTGCGCAGAAGCGGTGGCGAGCAGGGTGAGGAGGAGGAAGAAGGTCTTCATCGTTTGTCCAATTGTGCAACAGGATTCAACTGCTGAAACCGGAACAACATTTTTGCGTCCAACCGGACAGGAGGCAATCGATGACCAAACAGATCCTCGTCCTGACGCTGTTGGCGAGCACGGCGGCATTTGCGCAATATGGCCGCTACCCGAATCGGGGTGGCTACGGTTATGGTCCGAGTAATCCTTACTCGAGTAGCCAGCGCTTTATTGATGGCATTCAAAATGACTTGCAGCGCATTGGACAACGCGCTGCGTGGGACGGCTGGGCGCGCCGGCAATTTAGCGACGCTGTGAATAACCTTGAGCGCTTTCAGGCCAACGCCTCGCGAGGCAAGTTTGACAACGGGCGCCTCGATCAGGCAATCGACAATTTGAATCGCCTGCTTACGGCGCGGGAGTTGTATCCGCAAGACAAGCAACGCATTGCTTTTCATCGCGACCAACTCCGCACCTTCCGGGCCAATCGAGGCATTCCGCCCCGCTATTGACCTGCTCCCAATTTAAGACTTCCTCACACCCGGTTTCTTCCATGGAGCCGGGCTTTTTTTCGGAGTGCTTGCGGGGCGCGGCGGCAGCTTGGGAGCAGCGATTTCGCGCCACTCCCCTGGCTGCAGGCCTTTCAGATTCAATTCACCAGAGGCGACACGGATCAGCCGTAACGTGGGCAGGCCCACGGCGGCGGTCATCCGCCGCACTTGGCGATTGCGGCCCTCTGTCAGCGTGATCTCCAGCCAACTGGTTGGAATCGCAGCGCGGAAACGTACCGGTACATTGCGCGGCGGCAGCGTGGCGACGTCTTCCTCAGACAAGAGCCGCGCCTGAGCAGGCTTGCTGGTGTAATCCTGGA
This window encodes:
- a CDS encoding pseudouridine synthase, with protein sequence MTTLRVNRMRYLLFWKPYGVLTQFTPEPGSVHETLAKYIDVPNVYPVGRLDWDSEGLVLLTNDGELQHRWTDPRFGHSRTYWVQVEGEASEEAIAKLRAGVAVQDYTSKPAQARLLSEEDVATLPPRNVPVRFRAAIPTSWLEITLTEGRNRQVRRMTAAVGLPTLRLIRVASGELNLKGLQPGEWREIAAPKLPPRPASTPKKSPAPWKKPGVRKS